Part of the Methylorubrum populi genome is shown below.
CTGGTGCCGGGACGCAACGGGTGAGCGCCATTCCTGGGACGGCGACCGCACCAAGGGGAAGGCGTGACCATGGCCGCGACCGCAGGCATCCAGACGGCGCCGGCTCCCGGTGCGGCCGCCCCGGGAGCGCCGCCGCCCGTGACCCTGGCCGAGGCCGTACCGGTCTGGACGCGCATCGCTGCGCTCTCCTTCGGCGGCCCGGCCGGGCAGATCGCGGTCATGCACCGCGTCCTCGTCGAGGAGAAGCGCTGGATCTCCGAGAACCGCTTCCTGCACGCCCTGAACTTCTGCACCCTGCTGCCGGGGCCGGAGGCGCAGCAGCTCGCCACCTACGTGGGCTGGCTGATGCACGGCACCCGCGGGGGTCTCGTCGCGGGCGGGCTGTTCGTCCTGCCGGGCGTCGCCGCCATCATGGGCTTGAGCTGGGTCTACGCGCTCTACGGCAACGTCGGCCTCGTCGCCGGCCTGTTCTTCGGGCTGAAGGCGGCGGTGCTCGCCATCGTGCTCCAGGCGGTGATCCGCATCGGCAAGCGGGCGCTCAAGGGCCCCGTCATGGTCGGGCTCGCGGCGGTCGCGTTCGTGGGCATCTTCTTCCTCGACGTGCCCTTCCCGGTGATCGTGCTGACGGCCGGCGTGATCGGCTACCTCGGCGGCCGGGCCGGGCTGCCGCAGTTCAAGGCAGGCGGCCACGGCGGCGCTGGTAAGGTCGTGGACGGTCCGTTCCTGCTCGACGACCACGAACTCCCTCGGGAACGGGCGGCAGCCGGGCACACACTGCGGATGCTGCTCGTCTGGGGCGCCATCTGGCTGGTGCCGGTCGCCGCAATCCTCCTCGTCGCCGGGCCTGACGACGTCTTCGCCCAGGTCGCGGTGTTCTTCTCGAAAATGGCGATGGTGACCTTCGGCGGCGCCTACGCGGTGCTGTCCTACGTCGCCCAGCAGGCGGTGGAGCACTACGGCTGGCTCCGGCCTGGCGAGATGCTGGACGGCCTCGGCATGGCCGAGACGACGCCTGGTCCGCTCATCATGGTCACGCAGTTCGTAGGATTCCTGGCGGCCTACCGCGCGCCGGGCTCGATGCACCCCTTGCTGGCGGGGACCCTGGGGGGTCTGCTCACCACCTGGGTCACCTTCGCGCCGTGCTTCCTCTGGATCTTCGTCGGCGCGCCGTACGTCGAGCGCCTGCGCGGCAACCGGGCGCTCGCCGGCGCCCTGTCGGCCATCACCGCCGCTGTGGTGGGGGTGATCCTGAACCTCGCCGTCTGGTTCGCCCTGCACACCATCTTCGCCGAGACGCGGCCGTTCTCGGCTGGGCCGCTCCGGTTCGACGTGCCCATTCCGGCGAGCCTCAGTCCTTGGGCGCTCACCCTGGCTGCCGCGGCGGTGCTGGCGGTGTTCCGGTTCAAGGTCGGCATGGTCCCGACGCTGGCAGCTTGCGCCGCCGCCGGCGTCGTCCTCCACTTCGCGGGGCTGGTGTGATCAGGCCGAAGCCAGTTCTCGCGCTGTTGGCGCTGCTGACTTACCTCGGCTCGACAGCGGCCTGGGCGGGCGCCATCGGCTATGCCGACGCCCCGCTCGGCACCATCCCCGTGGAGTTCGAGGCGGGACAGACTGGTCCGGGGGAGCCCGGCCGCTGGGAAGTCGTCTCCGACGCGGAGGCGGCCGGCGGGCGGGCCGTTGCCCAGTCGAGCCAGGATAGGACCGACGGGCGCTTCCCGCTCCTGATCCGTCGAGCGGCGGCCCCGGCGGACGTGGCGGTCTGGACGCGGATCAAGCCGGTGGCGGGCGAGGTCGATCAAGCCGGAGGTCTCGCGATCCGGCTGCGCGACCCGGACAACTACTACCTCGTCCGCGCGAACGCCCTTGAGGGCAACGTGCGCTTCTACAAGGTCGTCGGCGGCCAGCGCGAGCAGTTGGCCGGTGCCGACCTACCGGTGAGCGCCGGCACTTGGCATGCGCTCCGGCTGGAGGCGCGGGGGGACCGGTTCACGGTCTCGTTCGACGGCCGGGAGCTCTTCACGGCGACCGATGCCGCGATCACGGCCCCCGGCAAGGTCGCGCTCTGGACCAAGGCCGACAGCGTCACGCGCTTCGACGCCTTGAACGTGGAGCCGCCGCCATGACCATCGCCTCAATCCGCGCCAGGCGCGGCGCAATCCCGGTCTGTCTCGCGATGTCCATCGGACTATCGATCATGGGGGGCGTGGAGGCCGGCGAGCCGTTCCGCCGTCTCACCGGCGCCGAGATCACGGCCCGGCTCACGGGCAAGGAACTCACGGACGAGGTCCACTGGGCCTACGTGTTCGGGAAGGCCGGGCGCCTGACCTCGGTCTCCCTCGGCACCCGCGGCACGGGCACTTGGCACGTCCGTGACGACGAGCTTTGCCTCGACGGCGGCCCCGACGGGCGTCGCTGCCTTCAGGTCTGGAGCTCGGGCCAGCGCGTCGAGCTTCGGCGCGAGGGCGGCCTGCCCGACGAGGGCATCCTCCAGACGCCGCAAGCGCGCAGGTAGCGGCACCATCATCCCGGGCCTCGGGCCCAACGGAGACGACCATGAGCAAGCTCGCCTTCCTCGCCGGCCTCGGCCTCCTGGCCCTCGCCACCGGAGCGTCCGCCGCGGAGCCCTGGCAGGACGCAATCGCCACCGGGCTCGGCAAGCCCGGCACCGCGATGCCGGGCGGGGTCTACCGCGTCGGCCTGCCGCGGACCGACCTCAACGTCACCCTCGACGGCGTGCAGTTGAGGCCGTCCTTCGCCCTCGGCTCCTGGCTTGCTTTCGTGAAGCATGGCAGCGGCGACGAAGTCATGGTCATGGGCGACCTCGTGCTCACCGACGACGAGGTCAACCCGGTGATGAGGCGGCTGGTCGAGGGGGGGCTGGAGATCACGGCCCTGCACAATCACCTGCTGCGCAACACGCCGCACACCATGTACATGCACGTCGGCGGGCACGGGGATGCGGGCAAGCTCGCGACCACGCTTCGCGAGGCCCTCGGCGCGAGCAAGACCCCGTTCGGCGGTGCGACGGCGGGGGCTACGCCTCCGAAGGCGAGCGGCGCGGAACCCGCCTCGGCAGGGGAAGGGCCCGTGCCGGCGAAGGCGACGGCACCCGATCAGGCGCTCGACCTCGATACGGCGGCCATCGACGCGGCGCTCGGGCGCAAGGGCAAGGTCAACGGCGGCGTCTATGCCGTCAGCGTGCCGCGTGCGGAGACGCCGAAGGACCACGGCATGGAGGTGCCCGAGGCCATGGGCTCGGCCATCGCCATCAACTTCCAGCCGACCGGCGGCGGTAAGGCGGCCATCACCGGCGACTTCGTGCTGACCGCCGACGAGGTGAACCCGGTGATCAAGGCGCTGAGGGGCAACGGCATCGAGGTCACGGCCCTGCACAACCACATGCTCGACGACGAGCCGCGGCTGTTCTTCATGCACTTCTGGGCGAACGACGACGCGGGCAAGCTGGCCAAGGGTCTGCGGGACGCCCTCGACCAGGTGAAGGTCGCGAAGGGCTGACGCCGATGTCCGGCTCCTCTCCCCTCAAGGTCGCGATGGTCTGGCGGGGCGATGCGCGGGCCCGCGCCGAGGCACGCCCGGAGAGCAGCCGGTTCGCGGCGGTGTTCGCCGCCCTGGACCGGCATCGCCTCGCCGGCGAGCCCGCCGTCTGGGTCGACGGGGAGGCCGACGTCCTAAGGGCCCAGCTCATGGCGATGGACGCGGTGCTGGTCTGGGTGAACCCGGTTGCGGAGGACACCGGCGATGGCCGCGGAGCCCTGGACGCGGTGCTGCGGGAAGTGGCCGCGGCCGGCATCCTCGTCAGTGGCCACCCGGACGTCATCGACCGGATGGGCACGAAGGAGGTGCTGGTCCGGACGCGGGATATGGGCTGGGGGACGGACACCCACCTCTACGCGAGCCACGCGGCGCTCGCGTCGGAATTTCCTGGGCGGGTGGCAGAGGGGCCGCGGGTGTTGAAGCGCAGCCGCGGCAACGGCGGCATCGGCGTCTGGAAGGTCGAGCGCGCCGCTGGACCGGACGTCCTGGTGCAGGAGGCGCGCGACAGGAGCCTGCGCACCGTGCCACTCGACGTGTTCCTGGCCGAGCGCGCCGCCGACTTCGCGGTTGGAGGCACCCTTGTCGATCAACCGTTCCAGTCTCGGCACCTGGAGGGAATGATCCGCTGCTACGTGAGCGGCACGCGTGTCGCGGGATTCGGTGCCCAGCACGTGACCGCGCTGGCTCCGCCCGAGCACGGGCGCGCGCCGCCGCGCCTCTACTCGGGGCCGGAGGACGAACGCTTCCAGCGCCTGCGCGGCCTGATGGAAGCGAAGTGGATACCCGAGATGGCGTCACGGCTCGGGTTGGGGCTGGACGACCTGCCGGTCGTCTGGGACGCCGACTTCCTGCTCGGGCCGAAGGATGCCGCCGGCGAGGACACCTACGTGCTCTGCGAGATCAACGCGAGCTCGGTGTACCCCATCCCCGACGAGGCGCACGGCGCCCTCGCCGCGACGACGCTGCGACGGTTGACTGAAGCCCGCGCCTACCCGCCGGAGCGTGCCTGACGACGCCCGCTCAACGCCCGTTCGGGCAAGCGGCGGGCGTCCTGGCCTCACCGATGCCCTCAGTACCCGTGGTGGTGATGGTGGTGGTCCCGGTCGAAGGGGACGGGCCGGTCGTAGCCATAACGGTGGTGCCGCTCGTAGCCGTGGCGGTGGCCGTAGCCATGACCGTAGCCATGGTGACCGTCGTGATGGTGGTGGTGGCGCGGCCCGCGCTCGTACCACTGCGCGGACGCGGCGCCGGGGAGTAGCACGACGGCGGCGGCGACTAGACCTGCGATGCGGAGCTTCATGGGAGGACCCTTCTCGATGGAGATAGCCCACGCTGCGGGTGCGACGTTGAACCGGTTCTGAGGCCGCCGCGCAACTTCCATTCAGCGGCGATGCTTCGATGGCGGGCAGCGTCAGGTGCCTTGCCCTGCGACCGTTGGCGCGTTGGGCGGCGTAGGCAGGTTGCGACGCTTCGCGTACGAGGCCCTGCATCCTGCTTGTGCCTGCGATCCGACCCGCGAACCGAGGGCCGCCTTGCCTGTTACCGACGGCGCCGTGCTTGGTGTCGGTTGCTCGATGCGCTGCTAAGCTTCCTCCTGTGCGTTCGCCCGATTCACCAGCCAGAAGCAGCACCGGCACATGCCCATCCCCGCAGACAAGCAAGGCGACTGGCACGACGCTCTCGAACTGAAGCTCTACCGGACCCACGGTGAGGAATTCGAGAACTTCTTCGCGACGATGATGGAGATGCGTCACGGCGAGGAGTTCGAGCGCGTGGCCGCCTCCGGACGCGCCGGCGACCGCAAGTGCGACGGGTTCCTGCACACCACGGCCGAGGTCTTCCAGTGCTACGGGGCGGCGAAGGGCGGCGAGAACCGCAAGGCGGTCAACAAGACCCTCACGAAGAAGATGGAGACCGACTACCGGGGGGCGGCGCGCCATTGGAAGCGGATGACCCGCTGGCACATGGTCCACAACTTCGTGGACGGTCCCACCGCCGAACCCCTGGCCAAGATCGAGGAGCTGCGGTCGGCGAATCCGCAGCACCAGCTGCACCTCTTCGGGAAGATGAGCTTCAAGAAGGTGATCTTCTCGCTTGAGGAGCCGGATGTCGTCCGCCTCATCGGGCGTGCCGCGACGCTGGCCGATTTCGAGAACCTTCAGCCGCCCGAGGTCGTGGCCGTCCTGCATGCCGTCGTGAAGGCCACCTCGGACGACCTGCCGGAGGACGACGAGCCCGCGCCGGTGCCCCGGGACAAGCTGCGCTACAACGCCATTACCGGGGCCGTGGCCCGCAAGATCGCGATGGGGCAGACGAACGCGGACATCGTCCGGGCGCACATCGTCAACGACCCGAACCCGCTCCTGGGCATCACCCTCGCGAACGAGTTCCGCCGCCGCTACAAGGACCTCGACCTGCAGGACCTCACCTCCAACGAGGTCATGCTCGGGCTGTACGACGGCATCGTCGGGACCGGGAACCCGACCCAGGAGCGCGACGTCGCCGCGTGGAGCCTCCTGGCCTACCTCTTCACCGCCTGCACGGTCTTCAGGGACCGGCCGCCCATAGAGGTGGCCGCGTGATCCTGCCGGCCAAGCACCTGCGCCACGACAGGGCGCTGATCGGCGTCGGGGCCGACGTCCTGGCCGTGCTCGACGGCCCAAGCAGCGTCTCCGCCGTGTGGGACGCGGTCCGCGCGGCCCGCGCCCGGCGACCGGACGCCTCGCCCCTGTCGTTCGACTGGTTCGTCCTGGCGCTCTGCTTCCTGAATGCGGTTTCCGCCATCGAGCTCGTCGAGGGGGGGCTCATCGCCCCGTGCGGTGGGCCGCGATGATCCTCGGCATCTCCAGCGACCTTCCGAGCTTCAAGGCGCTCGCCTTCCACGAGGGCCTCAACGTCCTCGTGGCGGACCGGACGGAGGACTCGACCGAGAGGCAGACCCGCAACAGCGCGGGGAAGACCAGCGCCATCGAGGTCATCCATTTCCTGCTGGGCTCGGATGCCGGCAAGGGCTCCATGTTCCAGGTCCCTGAGCTGTCGGCCTACGCCTTTCACGGCACGTTCCGGCTAGGCGTCCACGAGGTGTCGGTGTCCCGTCGGGGGGACAACGCGAACCAGATCCTGCTCGACCCGGACGACGCCGCCCTCCTCGGCGTCGACCTGTCCCACGACAAGAAGGCCAACCGGCCGTACCTGCCGGTCAAGAGGTGGCGCGAGCTCCTCGGCCACCATTGGTTCGGGCTCCCGAACGATCCCAAGGGCACCGAGCTCGGCGCTTCGTTCAGCCCGAGCTTTCGCTCGATGGTCAGCTACTTCGTCCGGCGCAACAAGGTCGGCGGCTTCCAGTCGCCCGAGCGTCAGGGCGACAAGCAGCAGCCCAGCGACTGGCAGATCAACCTCTCGTACCTCATCGGCCTCGACTGGCGCGTGCCGCGCGACATCGAGGAGCTCCGGCTTCGCGAGGCGAGCCTGCGCGAGCTGAAGAAGGCCATCCGCGAGGGCGCTTTCGGCCGGATGTTCGGGTCCGTGGCCGAGATCCGGCCGGAGCTCAACCGGATCGAGGACAGGATGGCCCGCCTGCGCGAGCAGACGGCGAACTTCGAGGTGCTGGAGGAGTACCGCACCTTCGCCCGCGAGGCCGCCGACGCGCGCCGTCGCATCAAGGCCATCGGGCACGAGCTCGTGCAGGCGCGGCAGACCATCGAGCACCTGCAGCGCGTCTCCGAGGTCGAGCGCCCGCCGGAATACGCGGTGCTGGAGCGGATCTACAAGTCGGCGGGCGTCGAGCTGCCCGGCGTCGTCCTGCGGCGGTTCGACGACGTCAAGTCGTTCCAGCTCTCGGTGGTCGAGAACCGCAAGGCGCACCTGGCCGAGCAGGTCGCGGAGACGCATGCCAGGATCGCGGCGCTCGAAGCCGAGATGGAGGCCCTCGACGGCCGGCAATCGCAGATCATGCAGGTCCTGGCCGGGAAGGGCGCGCTCGACGACTTCACCAGGATGGGCGAGGAACTCGCCACCCTGGAGATGCAGGCGACCCTGCTCCGGGAGAAGCTGCGCAACGCGGAGATCCTGGAGGGCAAGAAGAACCAGGCGCAGATCGAGCGCCTGACCCTCCACGAGCGGCTTCAGGCCGACCACCGGCAGCGCGAGGGCGTCCTCCGAACCGCCATGCGGCGCATCGATGCCGCGATCTCGGGCCTCTACGACGACCGCCGGGGCAACTTGATCGTCGACGCGACGAGCAAGGGACCGGAGTTCCGCATCACCATCCAGGGTGACGGCAACCGCGGCGGCATCGACCACATGGAGATCTTCTGCTTCGACCTGATGCTCTATCAGGCTGCGCGGGAGCGCTTCGCCGGCGGCCCCGGCTTCCTCGTCCACGACAGCCACCTCTTCGACGGCGTCGATCCGCGGCAGGTCCGCTCGGCCCTGCTCCTCGGCAAGTCCGTCATCGGCGACCTCGGGGGGCAGTACATCGTCACCCTGAACTCCGAGACCCTCCCGTTGCTCGGACTGGACGTCGAGATCGCGGATGACATCCTGGACCCGCGCCTGTCCGACGACGAGGGAGGAGGCCTGTTCGGCATCCGCTTCGAGCTCAAGTGAGCAGGGTCGGCGCCTCGGACGCAACCCTCCGCGACGTCGGCCTGCGACCGTTCGCGAGGCCGTGACGGTGCGCTGGCCCGGGCCCCCCGGGAACGTCCGCGACCCGGCGTAGGATCTGTGGACCGGGTCGGCTCGCCGCTTGCCAGCCACCTCCGACCAGGCGATCACGTCTCTTCCCCTAGGGAACCTTCATCATGAAACGCACGGCCAAGCACCCGACCGATTGACCGCCGGAGTGCCGCCGCGTGTGTCGCCGCCGTCGCCCTGCGCCACGAAGGGCCGCTTCGACAGATCGACCGACACGATGGTGTCGAGGATGATCTGCGTGCCGACGTGCTCGGCCTGGGCCCGCATCTGCTCCATCAGGTCGGGTCCTTGGACCGCCGTCGCGAAGCCCGGGTAGTTCTCGACGTCCGTGGTGATGGTCAGTTGGCCGCCGGGCTGGATGCCAGTGACGAGGATGGGCTTCATGTTGGCGCGCGCGGCGTAGATGCCCGCGGTGTAGCCGGCCGGCCCGGCCCCGATGATGAGGACCTTCGTCTTGTGCGTGGTCATGGCGAACTTGGAGTTGGGGGAGACGGGGATGCCTTGAAGGTGCTCTACGCTGCAGCTTCCAGGGCAGCCGTCGGAAGGTCGTCGTTCGCAGCGGGTGCATTCGAATACACACGCATCCGGGGCTCCCCTGGTTCAGAGAAGGTCTCGTTCCGGTCCGGGAAACGCGCCCGCGCCTCGGTGGGCCGTGGCCGGCTCGCGCCCTGGCCACACGGCCATGCTCGCACGCGGCCACCATGCCTTGCGGCCCGCCGCGCGCTGCCATGGGGCGATTGACGCTGGACCTCGGTCCGGCGACCAGGGGTGGCGGCGTCCACCTCAGCGCAAGGCCGGTTCCATGGATAGGGCCCGGCAACTCGCGAGGCGCATCAGCCTCTAACGCGGGAGCACGCGGGCCGGATCAGGATGATCCGGGACACCTCAACCGCCCCGGCGCCGGCCACGGAACATGGGAACGGTCGGGGCGGCCATGCCGGTTCGCCCAATCCCGCTCGCCCCGCCCGGGCGCCTCACCACCCGCACCCGGGTGCCGCGCGGCGGCCGTGGCTCCCAGGCCGTCGGGCAGCGGGCGCAGGCCTGCGAGGATGCGTGACAGGCGTGATGCGAGGTCCCCATCGAGGCAGCCCGCGTGCCCCTTGGCCATCCTGCGGAGATACCTCTCCAAGCCGGGCCCGACGGCCTGCCGATGTTCGAGGAGGATCCGTAACGCGCGGGCCACGACCCCGTGCGGGTTCGGGTTCTCCTCCAGGTTGGTGTCGACGATGGCGTCGCGCAGCCAGGCGGTGAAACGCGGTCCGTGGTGAACCCGGCGGGAGCCGCACAGGTAAAGCACGGCGTCGCAGTCGAAGAAGGTGGTGTGCACCAGGTCGGTCAGGTGGGCGGCCTGCACGTGCCCGGACTGGACCGCCCAGGTGGAGGGTAGGGCCCAGACGTCGTACGAGTGGCGGCGCCCGGCGATGCGGTAGCCGCCGAAGCGGTTCCGAACGGCCGCGCCGTCCCGCATCAGCTCCGCCAAGCGCTCCGGCGGCGCGTGCACGACCAGGTCCACGTCCGATGCGAAGGCCGCAGCCCCGCCCCGGGCGATATCCCGGGCCATGCCGCCGAAGATCGCAACCTCGCCCACCTGCCCGAGATGGCCGATCAGATCCGCGATCTCGGGGCCCCCGCGAGCCTCGTCCGCCAGGAACGCCTGCATCCGCCGGCACAGCTCAGCG
Proteins encoded:
- the chrA gene encoding chromate efflux transporter, producing the protein MAATAGIQTAPAPGAAAPGAPPPVTLAEAVPVWTRIAALSFGGPAGQIAVMHRVLVEEKRWISENRFLHALNFCTLLPGPEAQQLATYVGWLMHGTRGGLVAGGLFVLPGVAAIMGLSWVYALYGNVGLVAGLFFGLKAAVLAIVLQAVIRIGKRALKGPVMVGLAAVAFVGIFFLDVPFPVIVLTAGVIGYLGGRAGLPQFKAGGHGGAGKVVDGPFLLDDHELPRERAAAGHTLRMLLVWGAIWLVPVAAILLVAGPDDVFAQVAVFFSKMAMVTFGGAYAVLSYVAQQAVEHYGWLRPGEMLDGLGMAETTPGPLIMVTQFVGFLAAYRAPGSMHPLLAGTLGGLLTTWVTFAPCFLWIFVGAPYVERLRGNRALAGALSAITAAVVGVILNLAVWFALHTIFAETRPFSAGPLRFDVPIPASLSPWALTLAAAAVLAVFRFKVGMVPTLAACAAAGVVLHFAGLV
- a CDS encoding DUF1259 domain-containing protein produces the protein MSKLAFLAGLGLLALATGASAAEPWQDAIATGLGKPGTAMPGGVYRVGLPRTDLNVTLDGVQLRPSFALGSWLAFVKHGSGDEVMVMGDLVLTDDEVNPVMRRLVEGGLEITALHNHLLRNTPHTMYMHVGGHGDAGKLATTLREALGASKTPFGGATAGATPPKASGAEPASAGEGPVPAKATAPDQALDLDTAAIDAALGRKGKVNGGVYAVSVPRAETPKDHGMEVPEAMGSAIAINFQPTGGGKAAITGDFVLTADEVNPVIKALRGNGIEVTALHNHMLDDEPRLFFMHFWANDDAGKLAKGLRDALDQVKVAKG
- a CDS encoding Cj0069 family protein; the encoded protein is MSGSSPLKVAMVWRGDARARAEARPESSRFAAVFAALDRHRLAGEPAVWVDGEADVLRAQLMAMDAVLVWVNPVAEDTGDGRGALDAVLREVAAAGILVSGHPDVIDRMGTKEVLVRTRDMGWGTDTHLYASHAALASEFPGRVAEGPRVLKRSRGNGGIGVWKVERAAGPDVLVQEARDRSLRTVPLDVFLAERAADFAVGGTLVDQPFQSRHLEGMIRCYVSGTRVAGFGAQHVTALAPPEHGRAPPRLYSGPEDERFQRLRGLMEAKWIPEMASRLGLGLDDLPVVWDADFLLGPKDAAGEDTYVLCEINASSVYPIPDEAHGALAATTLRRLTEARAYPPERA
- a CDS encoding ABC-three component system protein: MPIPADKQGDWHDALELKLYRTHGEEFENFFATMMEMRHGEEFERVAASGRAGDRKCDGFLHTTAEVFQCYGAAKGGENRKAVNKTLTKKMETDYRGAARHWKRMTRWHMVHNFVDGPTAEPLAKIEELRSANPQHQLHLFGKMSFKKVIFSLEEPDVVRLIGRAATLADFENLQPPEVVAVLHAVVKATSDDLPEDDEPAPVPRDKLRYNAITGAVARKIAMGQTNADIVRAHIVNDPNPLLGITLANEFRRRYKDLDLQDLTSNEVMLGLYDGIVGTGNPTQERDVAAWSLLAYLFTACTVFRDRPPIEVAA
- a CDS encoding ABC-three component system middle component 6 → MILPAKHLRHDRALIGVGADVLAVLDGPSSVSAVWDAVRAARARRPDASPLSFDWFVLALCFLNAVSAIELVEGGLIAPCGGPR
- a CDS encoding ABC-three component system protein — protein: MILGISSDLPSFKALAFHEGLNVLVADRTEDSTERQTRNSAGKTSAIEVIHFLLGSDAGKGSMFQVPELSAYAFHGTFRLGVHEVSVSRRGDNANQILLDPDDAALLGVDLSHDKKANRPYLPVKRWRELLGHHWFGLPNDPKGTELGASFSPSFRSMVSYFVRRNKVGGFQSPERQGDKQQPSDWQINLSYLIGLDWRVPRDIEELRLREASLRELKKAIREGAFGRMFGSVAEIRPELNRIEDRMARLREQTANFEVLEEYRTFAREAADARRRIKAIGHELVQARQTIEHLQRVSEVERPPEYAVLERIYKSAGVELPGVVLRRFDDVKSFQLSVVENRKAHLAEQVAETHARIAALEAEMEALDGRQSQIMQVLAGKGALDDFTRMGEELATLEMQATLLREKLRNAEILEGKKNQAQIERLTLHERLQADHRQREGVLRTAMRRIDAAISGLYDDRRGNLIVDATSKGPEFRITIQGDGNRGGIDHMEIFCFDLMLYQAARERFAGGPGFLVHDSHLFDGVDPRQVRSALLLGKSVIGDLGGQYIVTLNSETLPLLGLDVEIADDILDPRLSDDEGGGLFGIRFELK